GTATTGTCCACCCCTACACCTAACTGACATCAGATGTTAACACATCAGGATGGATGCATAAGTAGGCACCAAATTTTGACATGTCAGTACTGTTAAGATATAAGCAAggctattttattatttttctacattattTTCTCCACCAGGAATTAGAGctacatttgtattttcttttaatctttgCATTTTGATTCTATGTAAAACTATTCAgtattagtttagtttttatatcTTTATAAAATTGTCAAATAGTTACcattaaaaaaggaagaagCTGTCACTGACTAACAGTAGCTGTGAGTATTCAATTAATGCTTAGAATAAATTCTTTACAAAAAGATACAACTGAACTATGAACCAAGATAATTAGCAGTGTTAAGCAGGTGTCCATCACCATTAAAAACTCCACAAAGCTATGAAAACTAAAGTTTcaatatgacaaagaaaaacaacacccAGAGAGTCAACTTTGGAGCATCTCCACATTTATTAATAGAAAAGCTGTCATTTAGTAGAGGCGCTGGGGTTTGCCCATGGTGCTCTTGACGTAGAGGGCACGCACGTTCTGCCAGTTCTTCTTCAGAAGAGACACCAGGAAGTTGACAGCCAGGTGGATGTTGTACACAAGCTCATCCTCTGTCATCTTCACGTGTCCTACAGCTACAGCAAGACAGAGCACCTACAATTCAAAGTAAAGAGCAATATATTGTTTAGTAACCCAACAATCAATTTCTTCATTAAAACGTCACTGTTTGCCATGTGAGTCAGTAACATCAATCAGTAAAATGGCATGTATGGATTTGTCAAATTTGGGTGCTGCTTGGCGTACCTTCTTCATCTGGAATTTGATGGTGGATTTGACCTCGTCCACCTTGGTATTCATGTTCTCGTTGTGGGTGAGCAGGGAGGGGAACTTGCCGGCCTTGTTCAGGCCAGGGCCCAGGATACGAGGGATCTGCTTGATCAGAGACTCAGAGGCCAGGAAGGCGTCGTACTTCTTGGCTACAATGGGGAAGTAGggaacaaaatacatttttaaagagcCTGTCTGACTACAATAGTCACAAATCAGGTGGGTCATGATGCCAACTTCGTACATAGCTTCTTGACcagcttcttgttcttgttgagCTTCTTGAGAGCCTCGATGTCCATGTGTGGCAGTTCAGCAGCTTTGGCCTCGTCACAATGCTGCTGGTCTCCCAGAACGCAAACAGAGAACTTTGGCCTGGGAAGAGTCTTCAGCCTGCGTATTAACAAAGTAGTTAGAGACACTGCTCATGATCCCACGTCAAACCCAGGGGCCATCAGTTGGAAGTAAGGCAGGGTATGGTTGAGAGAAAACATGGGTGTATGCATTGTCAGTATCCATTTTCAGTGTTGGCCCAGCTGCATAATCTGTATTATGGTGGTTCGAATGTCAGCTGGCATGTGCACTTCTAATGCATGTATCAGACCATATAGCCCAATAAATTGAACAGTGTATCATTATTCTTGTTTAAAAACTCATTTGTAGATCAACTGGAAAAATAAACCACACGCAAttcattttgataaaaaaaaaaaagttgactaCGGTTTACTTctctaaaatattcaatttatgGTCAGACATATTGAAACTGAAATACTTTGCCATCCCCAAATGACACCTTCCTGATTTACCAGTGTAACAGAAAAATTCTTACCCATACCACCACCATGGCCGGTGTCCAGCTGACCTCTTTGGTAACGTAATGCAAATTGGTCGGCTTGAGGACATGAACTTGAAAGTTCAGCCACTCAAAACCTCCCCTCATGTTTTAAGACCCAGGGTAGGGGTCCGTCTGCTTCACCTTCACCAGCCAAGGCTGGGTCAGCTCAGTCAGACTACCCAGAGTACTTCTCCATGTCTGCCCCTGGCCTGTctggactttgtgtttttacttttgagaTTACTGCAATTAATTGCCATACAACCGGCTGTTTAAATACTCAGACAGGGCTGGAAGCACACAGGGAAAAGGTTGGGTGAAACAGTAAAAGGTCGAACCTGACAGTGCCGGAGAAACGCTTGTCCTTCTGGGGATCATAGTTTTTCAAGCTGATCTGAAGCTCCACCGACTCCACAAACCTACAAATAGACACCAAGTTAcattacaatattttatttcaaggCCAAAGTATCACAGGTTTAACAGCTTTCCTCATATAAACTTACTTTCTTGGCTTGGCCAAAGAGCCCTGCAGGACCTCTTTTACGGCTTCATACAACGTATCCCTGGAAACCTTACTGTAACACAAAAATATCAGTTAACATGTTAAAAGGAAACGCAACCTTAATAAACCCAGTTCAATCTGTTGGTCTATGGCAGCGACTAAACAGTCACAAAATCGGTACGAAGTTCGgaaagatttattttaatattatctaGAAGAGCTAATGTACACATCCGATGCTGAATTTATTTCTAAAACACGTTTTAAATCTTTGGATGACAGTGGATTACATCCAAAATTTAGCGTGGCAGATGAACCGGTCCCATACATAATGTTTAGCTTCACCAAATTCTTAAAAACTGTACTACATAACATAACTGCCGCACAAGATAAGAACATTATAGGTTTATAAGAGTAAAACAACTCTGTAAATGTGGAAACAGTTTATTTCTTGACATTTATCGGTTAAATTGGTTCTAACCTCATTTTAGCAGCTTGTCCCTCTCGCCTTGCAACGATGAAAAGGAAGTACCGCAGGAAGTTACGCACAATAAAGAGGGCCTTCTGCTGATGTCATCAAAACGCGTTGACGACGCTTTTTTACTACACAAtctaaattataaaaataatgacGATGTATATTATTTAACCGCGTCGCTTatttaaggttaaaaaaaacaaaaacatttactgtattttatgacTATATATGTTTGCTGTGCTC
This sequence is a window from Siniperca chuatsi isolate FFG_IHB_CAS linkage group LG10, ASM2008510v1, whole genome shotgun sequence. Protein-coding genes within it:
- the rpl10a gene encoding 60S ribosomal protein L10a isoform X1, with protein sequence MSKVSRDTLYEAVKEVLQGSLAKPRKFVESVELQISLKNYDPQKDKRFSGTVRLKTLPRPKFSVCVLGDQQHCDEAKAAELPHMDIEALKKLNKNKKLVKKLSKKYDAFLASESLIKQIPRILGPGLNKAGKFPSLLTHNENMNTKVDEVKSTIKFQMKKVLCLAVAVGHVKMTEDELVYNIHLAVNFLVSLLKKNWQNVRALYVKSTMGKPQRLY
- the rpl10a gene encoding 60S ribosomal protein L10a isoform X2, whose amino-acid sequence is MSSSRPICITLPKRSAGHRPWWWYGLKTLPRPKFSVCVLGDQQHCDEAKAAELPHMDIEALKKLNKNKKLVKKLSKKYDAFLASESLIKQIPRILGPGLNKAGKFPSLLTHNENMNTKVDEVKSTIKFQMKKVLCLAVAVGHVKMTEDELVYNIHLAVNFLVSLLKKNWQNVRALYVKSTMGKPQRLY